Sequence from the candidate division WOR-3 bacterium genome:
GAAAATATCCCCGGGCTAAAGCGGGTAAAAGCCGGAGCCGCACTTGCTGCGTGTGGTGATAAACTTTATGCCTTTAAGGGTGGTAACACCTCGGAGTTTTGGTCGTATACACCTCAACCGGCTATTTATGAGCTGAATGCGAAGCATCGACCAATAACATCTACGGCCTATCACGGCTTGGCGAATACTTATAATACCCTTATTGTATCTAGTAAAACGCTCCCCAATCAAAATAGCATTTACTGGTATAGTTCCCAGCCAGCCAGATCATCGATCAAAATCTACGATGTTGCTGGCAAGTTATTAGGGGTTAACCTCCAGACGGTCCCCGGACCGTGGGGGTATCGATTAGCGCTACCCAAACTTTCTTCTGGAATTTATTATCTTCACCACGAAGATCCCCGAGAACCTTTTAGGGTTATTAAACTAGTCGTCGTTGAGTAATTCATAGGGTCCCGATCATATCTTGACGCCTTAAAGAATATCAGATAAAATCTATCTATGGATAAAGATATTACCAAGGATACCACGAAACTTTTAAGTGTATTTCCGGCGTTTCCTACGGTGCTAATATCAAGTGAAGAAAATATAATTACGGTAACATTAATTCATATCTTTTCGTTTAAACCCTATCTAATTGGCATTGGAATTAAACCAGAAAGATACTCCCATGGCCTAATCAAAGAAAGTAAAGAATTTGTGGTGAATATTCCCACAAATGAGATTCTTCCCGCGGTTATTTTCTGTGGCACCAAATCTGGCCGCGAGTATGATAAGTTTAAAGAGACGGGTTTAACTAAAGAACGTTCGCTTGAGGTCCGATGTGCCAGTATCAAAGAATGTCCGGTAAATCTCGAATGCGCTGTAGTAGAAGAACTTCCAGTTGGTGACCGCACCTGGTTTGTGGGCGAGGTACTGGAAGGCAGAATTGCCCCTAACTATAATCCGGAAAAGATGCTTCTTTATTGGCGTGGTGTATACCGGTTAGTTGGCGAACCGTTGAAATAAGACTCCTCATATGAAAAGCTCTTATTTGGCATATCTTCTTTTGGGTATCTTTTGTGTATTTTCGCTTGCCTCGGCTCAATACTATTTTAGTAAGAATAAGGTCCAATATGATGATCTTTCCTTTAAGACCTATGACACTGAGCATTTTACCATATATTTTACTGATGGTGGCGAGATTCTTTTAGAGTTTGCCAGCCGGTATGCTGAAGAATTTTATAAAAAACTGGCCGTAGATTTAGGATTCTCAATTAAAAGTAAGATTCCGTTAATAATCTATAACTCGCATAATCAGTTTGCCCAAACTAATATTATTTTAGACATTATTGAAGAAGCGGTGGGGGGCTTTTCGGAATTATTTAAGAATCGAGTAGTGGTACCATTTGATGGTTCGTATGAGAATTTCCGACGGGTGATCGAGCATGAGATCACTCATATATTTGAATTTGAGATGTTTTATCGGGCCCGACTTCTTAACCTTCTTACCACGTTATCTGACTTTAACGTGCCATTATGGGTGATGGAGGGGTTTTCAGAATTTCTTTCAAATGAAGGCTCATATAATGTGGAACACGAGACATTTCTGCGCGATCTGATTCTACACAACCGTTTTGTATCCCTAGACCGCTTAACAGATGATATGGGCTATATCAACTATCGGCTGGGCCAAGCCTTTTTTGATTACGTGAGCCAGAAATACGACCGCAAAAAGGTTTTTGACTTTATGCAGGTGCTGCGAAACAAACGAAATCTTACGCAGACCTTTCGCACTTGTTTTGGTCTAGAGATTAGCGAATTTTCTGAACAATTAGAAGAACACTTAAAAATAAAATATTACCCGCAAATTACCAAACGAGATAATTTCTTAAAAATTGCCAAAGTACTTGTTGACCACAAGAAAGACAATTCAACATATAATGCCTTTCCGGTAATTTCGCCATCGGGGACGAAGATCGCGCTGGTTTCGGATCGTAGTGGTTATAGTGATGTCTATGTAATTTCGGCAATCGATGGCCGGGTTTTAAAGAAATTACTTAAAGGCGAACGCAGTGGCGGTTTTGAAGCGTTTTCCCTGCTGAGGCCGGCAATTGCTTGGTTTCCTGACGAAAAAGCGTTGGTGGTTGTGACCAAAAGTCAGGGCAAAAATGAGCTAGTAATTGTTAGCTATCCACGGGGCCGGGTATTAAAACGACTTCGATTTCCCTTAGATGCGCTAACTACACCGGCGGTTTCGCCGGACGGCAGTAAAATCGTTTTTGTGGGCATCAAAAATGGTTTTGCTGATATTTACCTGACAGAGATTAATCAAGCAAATCTTATTCGGTTGACCTACGACTACTATGATGATCGTGATCCGAGCTTTAGTCCAGATGGCAAAAAGATTGTTTTCGTTTCTGATCGGCCCCGAACATTAAACTGGCAAGTTGGCGCCTATCGGATTTTTGAATTAGAGCTTACCGGATTTGTCTCTAGTCAAAATTCTTTATACAATATAGCGCCCAAGATAAAAGAAATTCCTAATCTAAAATCTGGTAGCTATTTTCGACCAATTTTGACCAAAGATAACAAGTATTTACTGTTTGGAGCAGCTGATTCTGCAAATAATATATACCTGTACTCGATCCCGGAAGCTAAGCTGATTGCCCGAACTGACTTTGCTGGTAGTGTTCAATATTTCTCGCTTGACACTTCTGGCAGCCGATTAGTATTTAGCTATTTTCAAAATCTTGGCTGGAACATCGGATTGATTGACGAGCCCATTAAAAATCTTCCGGAAATTACCAGTGACTATATGCCGGTTTCCCAAAATTACTACGAATTTGAACCAACCGGAGTTGAGAATAGTAAAGTTGTGCCGTATCAGTTTAATTTAACTTCAGATTATGCGGTTGGCCAAGCATCTTATTCTACGGGCAGTGGCTTCAGCGGTCAAATTGCAGTAAGTTTAAGCGATGTGTTAGGTAATCACCAGTTTTATTTAGTAAGTGATTTATATCAAAATATCGTTAATTCCGAATTTCTATTTAATTACTGGTATCTACCCAAACGGACCGACTTGGCGTTGGCTCTATTCCAATACTTTGAATATCCAGTAATTTCAGAAAGCTATGTTCATCTGCGGCGGAATCGCGGTGTCGGTATTTTCTTATCCTACCCTTTTGATAAATTTAGTCGAATTGAACTGGGTAATATTAATTACCTGAGTTATAATGAAACATACCGGCGAATTGGTAATTATTGGTATCCGGACGAAAATTATCGAGAACTTATGGTTCTAGCTGACGAGGCCTTTGTTTACGATAATACAATCTGGAATAACTGGGGGCCGGCTCAGGGGACAAGATTTCGACTTGAAGGTTATCAAACGCTACCCCTAGCTAGCCGGCGCTTTTTTACAATCTATGGTGACTTTAGAAACTACATTCGGCTTACTCCACGATATATTTTTGCCACCAGGTTTTTTAATATCTTAAGTTTCGGGCGCGATAAAGAAAACTTCGCGATTGGTGGAGAGCTAATCAGGGGCTATGAGTATTACGAATTTTATGATCAACCGAGCAATATTTTAGGTTTTGCTAATTTAGAACTACGCCACCCCTTGATCGATAAGTTAAAATTGGCGTTTCCAATTCCTTTAGAATTGTCGAATATTCGGGGAGTGACCTTCTTGGATTTAGGTTATATATATAACCCGCAATTTGTTGTTTATGAGCGTGGTAAGGGCTTTAAGGACTTAAAAATTGGCGCCGGTTTTGGATTACGTATTCAGATTTCATACTTTATATTAAAAATAGACTTTGCCAAACCACTCTCGACAACTAACAATCGCCATTGGAAATGGTATCTAAGCTTAGGAACCGATTTTTAGTGGGCTACTTTAGAACAGTAAAAAGTTTGCTAATTAGCCTGGTATTTATTAGTTGTTATCCGTTTGCTAGACCAGTGGCGAGCAAGGTTCAAGTGGCGACCTCTAATTTTACTTTAGAATCGATACCGTTCTATGCACTTAATAATCTTAAAAATTTAAAGTCCTTTCGATATCGGTATGCATTTCAAGGTGAAGAACCCAACAAGGTTAAAGGTGACTTTATTGGTGTTGTGTTATATCCTGTTAATGAAGAGCGACACGGCGAACTTATCATAAATAACCGCAGGCGAAAAATTTTAATAAAAGCCCGCGGCGAATATCAGTATGAGTTTGATCGCAACACTAATAACTGGCAACGTCAGTTTCGCACCGATGACAATAATATCTTAGCAATTATTGAACGCACTGTTGGTAATAAAAAGTTTTATCTAATGAGTAAAGAGGCACTACGCGATTATAATTTTGAAGATGTTTTAAATATTACCTACGATGAATCAAAATATTTTTATAGTTTTTGGCCTAACTTGGCGTTCCTTGATCCAACATTTAGTCGGCGATTTAAGGCCCTGGTTATTATTGATA
This genomic interval carries:
- a CDS encoding BamA/TamA family outer membrane protein translates to MKSSYLAYLLLGIFCVFSLASAQYYFSKNKVQYDDLSFKTYDTEHFTIYFTDGGEILLEFASRYAEEFYKKLAVDLGFSIKSKIPLIIYNSHNQFAQTNIILDIIEEAVGGFSELFKNRVVVPFDGSYENFRRVIEHEITHIFEFEMFYRARLLNLLTTLSDFNVPLWVMEGFSEFLSNEGSYNVEHETFLRDLILHNRFVSLDRLTDDMGYINYRLGQAFFDYVSQKYDRKKVFDFMQVLRNKRNLTQTFRTCFGLEISEFSEQLEEHLKIKYYPQITKRDNFLKIAKVLVDHKKDNSTYNAFPVISPSGTKIALVSDRSGYSDVYVISAIDGRVLKKLLKGERSGGFEAFSLLRPAIAWFPDEKALVVVTKSQGKNELVIVSYPRGRVLKRLRFPLDALTTPAVSPDGSKIVFVGIKNGFADIYLTEINQANLIRLTYDYYDDRDPSFSPDGKKIVFVSDRPRTLNWQVGAYRIFELELTGFVSSQNSLYNIAPKIKEIPNLKSGSYFRPILTKDNKYLLFGAADSANNIYLYSIPEAKLIARTDFAGSVQYFSLDTSGSRLVFSYFQNLGWNIGLIDEPIKNLPEITSDYMPVSQNYYEFEPTGVENSKVVPYQFNLTSDYAVGQASYSTGSGFSGQIAVSLSDVLGNHQFYLVSDLYQNIVNSEFLFNYWYLPKRTDLALALFQYFEYPVISESYVHLRRNRGVGIFLSYPFDKFSRIELGNINYLSYNETYRRIGNYWYPDENYRELMVLADEAFVYDNTIWNNWGPAQGTRFRLEGYQTLPLASRRFFTIYGDFRNYIRLTPRYIFATRFFNILSFGRDKENFAIGGELIRGYEYYEFYDQPSNILGFANLELRHPLIDKLKLAFPIPLELSNIRGVTFLDLGYIYNPQFVVYERGKGFKDLKIGAGFGLRIQISYFILKIDFAKPLSTTNNRHWKWYLSLGTDF
- a CDS encoding flavin reductase family protein is translated as MDKDITKDTTKLLSVFPAFPTVLISSEENIITVTLIHIFSFKPYLIGIGIKPERYSHGLIKESKEFVVNIPTNEILPAVIFCGTKSGREYDKFKETGLTKERSLEVRCASIKECPVNLECAVVEELPVGDRTWFVGEVLEGRIAPNYNPEKMLLYWRGVYRLVGEPLK